ACCCACCTCTTCAATAGCCTAAGGTTCAAAATATACCCCAATCTTACTCAAATCTGAATAATACACCACAAGCTAAGCTGAGATACCGCGGAAAAAAAAACACCAAAAAATAATCTGCGTTTTAAACAAATAAAACTTTTACGTGATGATGCATGCATAGTTTGGAAATCATCTTTAAGAAATAAACTCCCATGTCAAACCAGCTTTCCAAGAAAGGATCCAGAATGGCCAGACATGCGAAAAATGGGGGAGATGCGGGAGATATCACTACCAACACTTGAATAGGTAACACACACCTACTTTCTTGATCCACACATATTTTAAACCAAAAAATGTAAATTTAACTATAGCACATTCTCAATTATGCGGAAACAACTAGTCACTAAATTATTGATAGAACTGTTAAAGAACTCTAAGGAAAGCGATAGAAGCCTAGCAAAAAAGCTGGGAGTTTCACAACCAACCATAACTCGGACTCGCAACAAAATTGAACGAGAAGGACTCATCAGGAGCTACACCATTATGCCCGATTGGAGAAAACTAGGCTTTGAAATACTCGTTTTAACTTTTGTTAAGATGCATCCAGAAGTCGTGTCTGAAGAACTATTCAAAAAACTACAAAAATATGCGGCAAAGTTTCCAAACGTATTTTTCGCCGCGCGGGGCCAGGGATTAGGCATGACTGGGGTTATAATGTCTCTGCACAAAGATTACAGAGATTACGCTCAGAAAATAGCCAAGTTCCGAGAAGATTGGGCGCAGTATTTAGAGGATATTCAAAGCTTTGTTATGATAACGGATGAGGGTGAAATCAAAGAATTCTCATTCAAAAGCCTAGGCGAAAGTCTCCTATAGTTGCACAGAATACACTGAAAAAATGGGGAAAATGCGAGAGATAACCCGAAAAAAATCCGAAACGAATATCGCTTGTTTACGAATGAATGCAGAAATGGAGTTGTGGCTACCGGCTTTCTCCGTAGTTATCAGCTGCAATTACTACGTTGTGCGCGCAGGACTGTCTTGTTTTGTATCGACCAATACGATTTTGCTGAACCGTATTTATCTGTGTGAAAACATAGCTCTTGGCGGAGTTTCTCGATTAGAGTCGTTCGTTGTTCTAGAGGTTTTTCAGCGATTAGAGAAGCTAACGTTTTAATCTTTTCATTCAAGT
The window above is part of the Candidatus Bathyarchaeota archaeon genome. Proteins encoded here:
- a CDS encoding winged helix-turn-helix transcriptional regulator; amino-acid sequence: MRKQLVTKLLIELLKNSKESDRSLAKKLGVSQPTITRTRNKIEREGLIRSYTIMPDWRKLGFEILVLTFVKMHPEVVSEELFKKLQKYAAKFPNVFFAARGQGLGMTGVIMSLHKDYRDYAQKIAKFREDWAQYLEDIQSFVMITDEGEIKEFSFKSLGESLL